The Virgibacillus phasianinus genome includes a window with the following:
- a CDS encoding HEPN domain-containing protein: MQVNLSATGFWKVNNSGKEYAGDLYLNKEEGGIVIYIRIPNSGAPMSYLELPLEISFIAGSTINGGEITLVNCSRISTKSKIGTEEVFGYSAQFMFSGVKFNKEEDIAFSKMTINIPGIIQWGDVSNYIKSELEEKKDSFIDLKIIEPIEIYSNETYTVYYHLSFSNPFYFMEEEITLEQKPYLIIDSQSLQTIEWFIETAKQMKRLLEIAIGVPLSYGSISVESPDIYYEFEEGEKHIRPLEVLHSYKHTLNSELSTKRITKHDYLFNLSELKQADFSQWQEVANKMEPIIELYIESLYNQNLSVSRHFLNMVQALETYHSRRIANSLGNYKQRVEELLEIRPKAFREGDREFLLGESKKFVTLKGRLADLMIADYRFWFRTGEFRLLEFPQVIATTRNYYTHYDQKLEDKALKDENLITAFHILRNILEFYLLKEFGFREDFIHERIRERIKPIMNSIDIRKADERKNNQK, translated from the coding sequence ATGCAGGTGAATTTGTCAGCAACGGGCTTTTGGAAGGTTAACAATTCTGGAAAGGAATATGCAGGTGACTTATATTTAAACAAAGAGGAGGGCGGAATAGTTATATATATTCGAATACCTAATAGCGGTGCTCCTATGAGTTATTTAGAACTCCCTCTCGAAATTTCTTTCATTGCAGGTTCTACAATTAATGGTGGAGAAATTACACTTGTCAATTGCTCACGAATAAGTACAAAAAGCAAGATAGGAACAGAGGAGGTATTTGGGTATAGTGCCCAATTCATGTTTAGTGGTGTGAAATTCAATAAGGAAGAAGATATTGCATTTTCTAAAATGACTATAAATATACCAGGTATAATTCAATGGGGTGATGTTTCAAATTATATTAAATCAGAGTTAGAGGAAAAAAAGGACTCATTTATAGATTTAAAGATAATAGAACCAATTGAAATATACTCAAACGAAACGTACACTGTATATTATCATTTGAGTTTTAGTAATCCATTTTATTTCATGGAAGAAGAAATAACGTTAGAACAGAAGCCCTATCTTATAATTGATTCTCAATCATTGCAAACCATTGAATGGTTTATAGAAACAGCTAAACAAATGAAAAGGCTCTTGGAAATAGCTATAGGTGTGCCTTTAAGTTATGGTTCGATAAGTGTTGAAAGCCCTGATATTTATTATGAATTCGAAGAGGGTGAGAAACATATTCGACCCTTGGAAGTGCTTCATTCCTATAAACATACTTTAAACAGTGAACTTAGCACCAAACGAATAACAAAACATGATTACCTTTTTAATCTGAGCGAACTGAAGCAAGCAGATTTTTCACAATGGCAAGAAGTAGCAAACAAAATGGAACCTATAATAGAACTCTATATTGAAAGCTTATATAACCAAAACTTATCAGTTAGTCGACACTTTTTAAATATGGTACAGGCATTGGAAACATATCATTCCCGCAGGATAGCGAATTCTCTCGGTAATTATAAACAAAGAGTGGAAGAACTATTAGAAATTAGGCCTAAAGCCTTTCGAGAAGGGGATAGAGAGTTTTTATTAGGTGAGTCTAAAAAATTTGTTACATTAAAAGGTCGTCTAGCTGATTTAATGATAGCGGATTATAGATTCTGGTTTCGTACTGGAGAGTTCAGATTACTAGAATTTCCTCAGGTTATTGCTACAACAAGAAATTACTACACACATTACGATCAAAAATTAGAAGATAAAGCTCTTAAGGATGAAAATTTAATAACGGCTTTTCACATCCTGCGTAACATATTGGAATTCTATTTATTAAAGGAGTTTGGCTTCAGAGAAGACTTTATACACGAAAGAATCAGGGAAAGAATAAAACCAATTATGAATAGTATTGACATTAGAAAGGCAGATGAGAGAAAAAATAATCAAAAATAG
- the mobP2 gene encoding MobP2 family relaxase, with protein MSPAVVLRSKFVTPGSSTFNDYINYMDREDAKQHVKMYTSSDKENDFDVFHHFMDYMDDDEKQGELFTSSKDRLNDKEKQTVKEQFQLAQQNESPMWQDVISFDNEWLSKQGLYNAATHTVDETKMRSVVRETMQTMLQAEGMQRSAIWTATLHYNTDNIHVHVATVEPHPTRERMNVLDKESNTWHEEYRAKRKPKTLDKMKSKVANIILDRAHERNKVDELLRGTIRFKKENNISLSSFQKTETLFKEAMNRLPDDRKQWRYGYQSINEARAYIDEITEIYLEQFHPEEIQVLKAKLDEEVDVMQEMYGEGSDYQQYKNTKLDDLKKRMGNAILTEMRAVDKEEKMSIFKQKIAIRQFHASEKENQQSFFQRDNGKGNRNLHVSGIRLKQAMRKTFHDYKREREMDEFDQLMEKE; from the coding sequence ATGAGTCCAGCAGTTGTATTGCGAAGTAAATTTGTAACACCTGGGTCAAGTACATTTAATGATTACATTAATTATATGGATCGTGAGGATGCGAAACAACATGTGAAAATGTATACCTCATCTGATAAAGAAAATGATTTTGATGTGTTCCATCACTTCATGGATTATATGGATGATGACGAAAAACAAGGGGAGTTATTTACCTCCAGTAAAGACAGATTGAATGACAAAGAAAAACAAACCGTCAAAGAACAATTTCAACTAGCGCAACAAAATGAATCACCAATGTGGCAAGATGTGATCTCTTTTGATAATGAATGGTTGAGTAAGCAAGGACTATACAACGCAGCGACTCATACCGTAGATGAAACAAAAATGAGGAGTGTTGTACGGGAAACGATGCAAACAATGTTACAAGCGGAAGGAATGCAGCGATCAGCAATTTGGACGGCAACCCTGCATTACAATACCGATAATATTCATGTACATGTCGCAACCGTAGAACCTCATCCAACAAGAGAACGAATGAATGTATTGGATAAAGAATCGAATACATGGCATGAAGAATATCGGGCCAAACGAAAGCCAAAAACGTTAGACAAAATGAAGTCCAAAGTTGCCAATATTATTTTAGATCGTGCGCATGAACGAAATAAAGTAGATGAATTGTTGCGTGGAACTATACGTTTTAAAAAGGAAAATAATATTTCCTTATCTTCTTTCCAAAAGACAGAAACATTATTTAAAGAAGCGATGAACCGTTTGCCTGATGACCGAAAACAATGGCGTTACGGTTACCAATCTATTAATGAAGCTAGAGCCTATATAGATGAAATAACTGAAATTTATTTAGAACAGTTTCATCCGGAAGAGATTCAAGTATTAAAGGCCAAATTGGATGAAGAAGTAGATGTGATGCAAGAAATGTACGGTGAAGGAAGTGATTACCAGCAATATAAAAACACCAAATTAGATGACCTTAAAAAGCGTATGGGAAACGCCATTCTGACCGAAATGCGAGCAGTTGATAAAGAAGAAAAGATGTCGATCTTCAAACAAAAAATTGCTATAAGGCAGTTTCATGCATCGGAAAAGGAAAACCAACAATCATTCTTTCAACGGGACAACGGAAAGGGAAATCGCAATTTACATGTTTCCGGTATTCGTTTGAAGCAGGCGATGCGAAAAACATTTCATGATTATAAGCGAGAAAGAGAAATGGATGAATTTGATCAGTTGATGGAGAAGGAATGA
- a CDS encoding class I SAM-dependent methyltransferase, whose protein sequence is MTRLATLVADTGFFTIPMAKQVQEVFAVDIEPKMLRMLKENAAKVQLENIHYVESDLGHIRLDCCSSLSGKPLKRVLIRRLITEFLPMTWRIHCKITVSNLNLIHLNPENYAFKAVLK, encoded by the coding sequence ATGACACGGTTGGCGACCTTGGTAGCAGACACTGGGTTTTTCACGATTCCCATGGCTAAACAGGTACAGGAAGTTTTTGCGGTGGATATTGAACCGAAAATGCTAAGGATGTTGAAGGAAAATGCGGCGAAAGTGCAACTTGAAAACATTCACTATGTTGAAAGTGATCTGGGCCATATCCGGCTGGATTGTTGTTCATCATTGAGTGGGAAGCCGTTAAAACGGGTTCTGATCCGCCGCTTGATCACCGAATTCCTTCCAATGACATGGAGAATTCATTGTAAAATAACTGTTTCAAACCTGAACTTGATTCATTTGAATCCGGAAAATTACGCATTCAAGGCTGTATTGAAATAA
- a CDS encoding metal-sensitive transcriptional regulator → MDYDDQMKNRMKRIEGQVRGLLKAMDEGKECRDVVNQMTAARNALDRTAALVVSRNLEACIREAKDSGESSEDLIKEAVNLLVKSR, encoded by the coding sequence ATGGATTATGATGATCAGATGAAAAATCGAATGAAACGTATTGAAGGTCAAGTCAGGGGATTATTGAAAGCAATGGATGAAGGGAAAGAATGTCGTGATGTAGTGAACCAGATGACTGCTGCCAGAAATGCGCTTGACCGTACAGCAGCATTGGTTGTTAGCAGAAATCTGGAAGCGTGCATTCGTGAGGCGAAGGACTCCGGTGAAAGTTCGGAAGATCTTATTAAGGAAGCAGTAAACCTGCTTGTGAAAAGTCGGTAA
- a CDS encoding DUF302 domain-containing protein translates to MFHYTVETEKSMEKAIHALEENLKEEKFGVLWQFDVKETLNNKGFDFEQAYQVLEVCNPKEANNVLSQNQLIGYFLPCKMVVYQDIETNKVKIGMPKPTALIEMVHDASLQKFAADIEERLIVCIDKTK, encoded by the coding sequence ATGTTTCATTATACAGTTGAAACGGAAAAATCAATGGAGAAAGCGATTCATGCACTGGAGGAAAACCTAAAGGAAGAAAAATTCGGTGTGCTTTGGCAATTTGATGTTAAAGAAACGTTAAACAATAAAGGGTTTGATTTTGAACAAGCCTATCAGGTTTTGGAAGTTTGTAATCCAAAAGAGGCGAATAATGTATTATCTCAAAATCAGCTTATAGGTTATTTTCTCCCATGTAAAATGGTTGTGTACCAGGATATTGAAACAAACAAGGTTAAAATCGGCATGCCAAAGCCAACAGCATTAATTGAAATGGTTCATGATGCTTCATTACAAAAGTTTGCAGCTGATATAGAGGAACGACTGATTGTTTGTATAGATAAGACAAAATAA
- a CDS encoding rhodanese-like domain-containing protein, with the protein MEILQWIFFIIIIAFVVNFFLPTKGVSNITAKEAKDKFAEKDVQFVDVRTPGEYKANHQKKFANVPLAHLSKRTGELDKNKEVVVICQSGMRSAKAAKMLKKQGFEKISNVKGGMNAWV; encoded by the coding sequence ATGGAAATTTTACAATGGATTTTTTTCATTATTATAATTGCATTTGTGGTGAACTTTTTTCTTCCGACAAAAGGAGTTTCGAATATAACCGCAAAAGAAGCAAAAGATAAGTTTGCGGAAAAAGATGTACAGTTCGTTGATGTAAGAACACCGGGTGAGTATAAAGCCAATCATCAGAAGAAATTTGCAAATGTGCCATTAGCCCATTTATCAAAACGTACCGGAGAATTGGATAAAAATAAAGAAGTAGTCGTTATTTGTCAAAGCGGTATGCGAAGCGCAAAGGCAGCCAAAATGCTTAAGAAACAAGGTTTTGAAAAAATATCTAATGTTAAAGGCGGAATGAATGCCTGGGTATGA
- a CDS encoding sulfite exporter TauE/SafE family protein, protein MEYSLMFILVLFLIGFGGSFLSGMVGIGGSIVKYPMLLYIPPLLGLSAFTAHEVSGISAVQVLFATIGGVWAYRKGGYLNKTLIIYMGISILLGSFIGGYGSQFMTDGGINFVYGVMATIAAVMMFVPKKGIDDTPLDQVTFNKWLAAFFAFVTGIGAGIVGAAGAFLLVPIMLLVLKIPTRVTIASSLAITFLSAVGSTAGKIMTGQVLLIPAVIMIIASLIASPLGANAGKRVNTRVLQGILAVLILATAVKIWSDFF, encoded by the coding sequence ATGGAATACAGTTTAATGTTCATATTAGTCCTGTTTTTAATTGGATTTGGTGGTTCATTCCTATCCGGGATGGTTGGTATCGGTGGTTCCATTGTTAAATATCCGATGCTGCTATACATTCCGCCTTTATTAGGACTATCAGCGTTTACAGCGCATGAAGTTTCCGGCATTAGTGCCGTTCAGGTTTTGTTTGCTACAATTGGCGGGGTATGGGCATACCGGAAAGGTGGATACCTAAATAAAACACTGATTATTTATATGGGGATAAGTATCCTGCTTGGAAGCTTTATTGGTGGTTATGGTTCCCAGTTCATGACGGATGGCGGCATCAATTTTGTGTATGGTGTAATGGCTACCATCGCAGCCGTTATGATGTTTGTTCCTAAAAAAGGGATCGACGATACCCCGCTTGACCAGGTTACATTCAACAAGTGGCTGGCTGCATTTTTTGCATTTGTAACCGGTATTGGGGCCGGAATTGTAGGTGCGGCAGGCGCATTTTTATTGGTTCCAATTATGCTGCTTGTGCTGAAGATACCGACACGTGTGACGATTGCATCTTCACTTGCCATTACATTTCTTTCAGCCGTTGGTTCAACGGCAGGTAAAATAATGACGGGCCAGGTGTTACTTATTCCGGCTGTGATCATGATTATTGCTAGTCTGATTGCATCTCCGCTTGGTGCAAATGCCGGTAAGCGAGTAAATACGAGAGTATTACAAGGCATTCTTGCCGTTCTGATTCTGGCAACAGCTGTTAAAATATGGTCGGATTTTTTCTAG
- a CDS encoding sulfurtransferase TusA family protein — MEAVKVLDAKGMACPMPVVKTKKAIEEIESGEILEVHATDKGAKSDLTAWTNSGGHELVDQTEENDVLKFWIKKS, encoded by the coding sequence ATGGAAGCAGTAAAAGTATTAGATGCAAAAGGAATGGCATGTCCTATGCCGGTAGTAAAAACGAAAAAGGCAATCGAAGAAATTGAATCGGGTGAAATTCTGGAAGTTCATGCGACAGACAAAGGTGCAAAAAGTGATTTAACAGCTTGGACTAATTCAGGTGGTCACGAGCTGGTGGATCAAACTGAAGAAAATGACGTACTGAAGTTCTGGATTAAGAAATCCTAA
- a CDS encoding MBL fold metallo-hydrolase yields MTKSITTDELAKRVVNREETLILDVRNTDEFDDWKIEGDSVEIINEPYFNLLDGVDAIADNVNKDQEIIVVCAKGGSSKMVRDLLEEEGFTHAYDLEGGMKAWSEHLEPVKIADLNDGGSLYQFVRLGKGCLSYMVVSDKKAAVVDANRMTGIYERFAEEKGVSIEHTIDTHLHADHISGGRQLAENTGGTYHLPDKDAEEVTFDYASLEEGTDITVGNTTIQVQPIYSPGHTIGSTSLMIDNKYLLTGDILFVKSIGRPDLAGKAEDWVGDLRETLYSRYKELSDDLIVLPAHYSFVDELGNDGSVKARLGDLYQRNSGLQVEDAQDFRKMVTENLPPQPNEHDNIRQTNMGKMNPEAEKQREMEIGPNRCAVHG; encoded by the coding sequence ATGACAAAAAGTATTACGACTGATGAACTCGCAAAACGGGTTGTCAACCGTGAGGAGACTCTCATCCTGGATGTTCGGAATACGGATGAGTTTGATGATTGGAAGATCGAAGGGGACAGCGTTGAAATAATCAATGAACCTTATTTCAATCTGCTCGATGGCGTTGACGCTATAGCGGATAACGTTAATAAAGATCAGGAAATAATTGTGGTTTGTGCCAAGGGGGGCTCATCAAAAATGGTGAGAGACCTTTTAGAAGAAGAAGGTTTTACACATGCTTATGACTTGGAAGGTGGCATGAAAGCCTGGAGTGAACATTTGGAGCCTGTCAAAATAGCAGACTTGAATGACGGTGGAAGTCTATACCAGTTTGTACGTCTTGGAAAAGGCTGCTTGTCATATATGGTCGTTTCCGACAAAAAAGCAGCGGTTGTTGATGCTAATCGTATGACAGGTATTTATGAACGTTTTGCTGAAGAAAAAGGTGTATCGATTGAGCATACGATTGATACGCATCTTCACGCTGACCATATTTCGGGTGGACGTCAACTCGCTGAAAATACCGGAGGCACGTATCATTTACCGGATAAAGATGCGGAAGAAGTAACATTTGATTATGCATCATTGGAAGAAGGAACAGATATTACTGTCGGCAACACAACTATTCAGGTACAGCCAATCTATTCACCGGGACACACAATTGGAAGCACATCGTTGATGATTGATAACAAATACCTGCTGACCGGAGATATTCTATTTGTGAAATCGATTGGCCGCCCTGATTTGGCTGGAAAGGCTGAAGATTGGGTCGGAGATTTGCGGGAAACGTTATACAGCCGTTATAAAGAACTGTCTGACGATCTGATTGTATTGCCCGCTCACTATTCATTTGTGGATGAACTTGGAAATGACGGAAGTGTCAAGGCACGGCTTGGTGATTTGTATCAGCGTAATTCAGGTCTGCAGGTGGAAGATGCACAGGATTTCCGGAAAATGGTAACGGAGAACCTGCCGCCGCAGCCAAACGAGCACGATAATATTCGTCAGACCAATATGGGTAAAATGAACCCGGAAGCTGAAAAACAGCGCGAAATGGAGATTGGCCCGAATCGCTGTGCAGTACACGGTTAA
- a CDS encoding DsrE/DsrF/DrsH-like family protein: MENNNTRVAIIAANGGMFDAYKVFNIATAAAASDKEVGIFFTFEGLNLIHKEAHKNLAMPEGKEHFKEGFEKTNVPSISELLEMAQEMGVKMIGCQMTMDVMNLEKDDFVEGIEVGGAASFIEFAKDADISLTF, from the coding sequence ATGGAAAACAATAACACACGCGTAGCAATAATAGCAGCAAATGGTGGTATGTTCGATGCCTATAAAGTATTTAACATTGCAACAGCAGCCGCCGCATCGGATAAAGAGGTAGGGATATTCTTCACATTTGAAGGACTCAACCTGATTCATAAGGAGGCTCACAAAAACCTGGCGATGCCGGAAGGGAAAGAGCACTTCAAAGAAGGCTTTGAAAAAACGAACGTTCCATCCATCAGTGAGTTGTTGGAAATGGCTCAGGAAATGGGTGTCAAAATGATTGGATGTCAAATGACAATGGATGTTATGAATCTGGAAAAAGACGATTTTGTGGAAGGAATTGAAGTCGGCGGGGCAGCTTCATTCATTGAATTTGCCAAAGATGCTGATATTTCACTGACATTTTAA
- a CDS encoding sulfurtransferase TusA family protein, whose amino-acid sequence MGITANETVDAKGLACPMPIVKTKKAISDLAPGQVMEVQATDKGSTADIKAWAESTGHQYLGTVEEDDVLKHYLRKASDDEVKNEANYDDVIDLQVLRNKVDGLEDVTILDVREQAEYAFNHIPGAINVPLGELENRMDEINTDKEIHVICRTGSRSDLAAQKLSQKGFKIVKNVVPGMAEWDGSTEKSTK is encoded by the coding sequence ATGGGAATTACAGCAAATGAAACAGTGGATGCAAAGGGACTTGCTTGTCCAATGCCAATTGTCAAAACAAAAAAGGCTATTTCTGATTTGGCTCCTGGGCAGGTTATGGAAGTACAGGCAACCGATAAAGGATCCACAGCCGATATTAAGGCCTGGGCGGAAAGTACAGGTCACCAGTACTTGGGCACTGTTGAAGAAGATGACGTGCTGAAGCATTATTTGCGCAAAGCAAGTGATGATGAAGTGAAAAATGAAGCAAACTATGATGATGTGATTGATTTACAGGTGTTGCGGAATAAAGTCGATGGACTTGAAGATGTAACGATTCTTGATGTTCGTGAACAAGCAGAATATGCATTTAATCATATTCCGGGCGCAATCAATGTTCCGCTTGGGGAATTGGAAAACCGAATGGATGAAATAAATACTGACAAAGAGATTCATGTTATTTGCCGTACGGGGAGCCGAAGCGACCTTGCAGCCCAAAAGCTGTCACAAAAAGGTTTCAAAATCGTAAAAAATGTGGTGCCGGGCATGGCTGAATGGGATGGCTCAACGGAGAAATCCACAAAATAA
- a CDS encoding rhodanese-like domain-containing protein, protein MKSVKTNKLEERIKNKSDVNVIDVREDDEVAQGKITGAKHIPLGEISDRINEIDKNKHYYMVCRSGGRSSKACEILMNQGFDVTNVDGGMLAWTEKVEK, encoded by the coding sequence TTGAAATCAGTAAAGACGAACAAACTGGAAGAAAGAATCAAAAACAAAAGTGATGTAAATGTTATTGATGTACGCGAGGATGATGAGGTGGCACAAGGGAAAATAACGGGTGCGAAACACATTCCGCTTGGTGAGATTTCGGATCGAATCAATGAAATAGATAAAAACAAACACTATTATATGGTTTGCCGTTCGGGCGGCCGTAGTAGTAAAGCATGTGAAATTCTTATGAACCAGGGATTTGATGTAACAAATGTTGATGGCGGTATGCTCGCCTGGACAGAGAAAGTGGAGAAATAA
- a CDS encoding DsrE/DsrF/DrsH-like family protein, whose product MQDKKKTTIVLFSGDYDKAMAAYIIANGAAAYDHEVTIFHTFWGLNALRKDSQVPVKKNFLEKMFGKLMPRGTDKMGISKMNYLGMGPKMIKRVMKKHNAMPLPQLVDMAQEQDVKLIACTMTMDLLGLQKKELLDEIEYGGVAAYVGEAEEGNISLFI is encoded by the coding sequence ATGCAGGACAAAAAGAAAACAACAATTGTTTTGTTCAGTGGTGATTATGATAAAGCAATGGCTGCATATATTATCGCAAACGGCGCGGCAGCCTATGACCATGAGGTGACTATATTTCACACATTCTGGGGATTAAATGCGCTCCGGAAAGATAGTCAGGTTCCGGTAAAAAAGAATTTTCTCGAAAAAATGTTTGGAAAACTCATGCCGCGTGGTACAGATAAAATGGGCATATCCAAAATGAATTATTTGGGAATGGGACCAAAAATGATTAAACGTGTTATGAAAAAGCACAATGCTATGCCTCTTCCCCAATTGGTGGATATGGCTCAGGAACAGGATGTTAAACTGATTGCGTGTACCATGACAATGGATTTGCTCGGCCTTCAAAAAAAAGAACTTCTGGATGAAATTGAATACGGCGGTGTGGCTGCTTATGTTGGAGAAGCAGAAGAAGGCAATATCAGTCTATTTATTTAG
- a CDS encoding cupin domain-containing protein, with amino-acid sequence MSQYEYPYSYPSICNCGRVPYSWGAANEFYANQHWPYADPRSYTGPMLQDHGKEPFVLNIDQAAKQNSTFRTAIWTGDNLQVTLMSIGVGEDIGLEVHPDVDQFLRVEAGQGVVQMGDRKESLYFQDRVFDDYAIMVPAGVWHNLINTGRTPLKLYTIYAPPEHPFGTVHRTKAEAMAAEEN; translated from the coding sequence ATGTCTCAGTATGAATATCCTTATTCCTACCCTTCAATTTGTAATTGTGGCAGGGTACCATATAGCTGGGGGGCAGCAAATGAATTTTATGCAAACCAACATTGGCCATACGCAGACCCCCGCAGCTATACGGGGCCCATGCTGCAGGATCATGGAAAAGAGCCATTTGTTCTGAATATAGATCAGGCTGCCAAGCAAAACAGTACTTTTCGTACAGCCATATGGACCGGGGATAACTTACAGGTTACATTGATGAGTATTGGAGTCGGGGAAGATATAGGTTTAGAAGTACATCCTGATGTGGATCAATTTTTACGTGTTGAAGCAGGCCAAGGAGTCGTTCAAATGGGAGATAGGAAAGAAAGTTTATATTTTCAGGATAGAGTTTTTGATGATTATGCAATTATGGTACCTGCAGGCGTATGGCACAATCTGATTAATACGGGTCGTACACCGCTTAAACTTTACACAATCTATGCCCCGCCTGAACATCCGTTTGGCACTGTTCATCGTACAAAGGCAGAGGCAATGGCTGCTGAGGAAAATTAA
- a CDS encoding TetR/AcrR family transcriptional regulator: protein MRDKTDQILNAAIKVFISKGFLQSTTQEIAKEAEVAEVTLYRKFSTKQKLFETVVKKALENEFHAKVMKFAEEPGTKEFFKRILDDRFTALSKNHMLAKTLLAESFMGHLADEINFPVIIFNGLKKGLDIHFAGFENKPDTNLLARQIGGILLGSLTFPPEVPYHKQSIQQKAELLNVQVHALETFIPRGN, encoded by the coding sequence ATGCGAGATAAAACGGATCAAATTTTGAATGCAGCAATCAAGGTATTCATTTCAAAAGGGTTCCTACAGTCCACCACTCAGGAAATCGCTAAGGAAGCCGAGGTGGCCGAAGTAACACTTTACCGCAAATTTTCTACGAAGCAGAAGCTCTTTGAGACTGTGGTGAAAAAAGCACTGGAGAATGAATTTCATGCCAAAGTCATGAAGTTCGCGGAAGAACCGGGAACAAAGGAATTTTTTAAACGCATTCTGGATGATCGATTTACAGCTTTGTCAAAAAACCATATGCTTGCAAAGACACTGCTTGCTGAAAGTTTTATGGGACATTTAGCTGACGAAATTAATTTTCCCGTTATTATTTTTAATGGATTAAAAAAAGGATTGGATATACACTTTGCCGGATTTGAAAATAAACCTGATACAAACCTTCTTGCAAGGCAAATAGGGGGTATTCTTCTCGGCAGTCTGACATTCCCGCCGGAAGTGCCTTATCATAAGCAGTCCATACAGCAAAAGGCAGAGCTGTTAAACGTGCAGGTGCATGCTTTGGAAACTTTTATCCCCCGTGGTAATTGA
- a CDS encoding efflux RND transporter permease subunit, which translates to MYTGVETDVETFMPQDTQELEDIHKLRDILGTTDQVSIMYGTDNVLDEKTLKWSEEMTNSLEQEFPSVIVDTNSLSALLKKMNEGEMPNQKKTADIIEDMPEEQLKLFINEERNKSVINVGIKHLEAEQLQSFITETKEYVAGNKPDDISATITGKAVVDVEMVTALTTGRYKMTLLGMGLVFLVLLLIYRHPIKAFIPLLPIVFIVGWSGGVMYLFNIDYTPLTATLGALIIGIGTEFTILIMERFYEERKKGFKSREAILTANEKIGKAIFASAFTTIGGFSALLISDFVILSNFGMMILVNISFALLSTIIVLPTILVILDRFVRTKSDKGTEFVTG; encoded by the coding sequence ATGTATACAGGTGTTGAAACAGATGTGGAAACTTTTATGCCTCAGGATACGCAGGAACTGGAGGATATCCACAAACTGCGTGATATTCTGGGTACAACCGATCAAGTTTCCATCATGTACGGCACAGACAATGTGCTTGATGAAAAAACATTGAAATGGTCGGAAGAAATGACTAATTCCCTTGAACAGGAATTCCCATCCGTTATAGTTGACACCAATTCCTTGTCAGCACTTTTAAAGAAAATGAATGAAGGTGAAATGCCGAATCAGAAAAAAACAGCTGACATTATTGAAGACATGCCGGAAGAACAGTTAAAACTATTTATAAACGAAGAAAGAAACAAATCTGTTATAAATGTTGGTATCAAGCACCTGGAAGCAGAGCAACTGCAGTCTTTTATCACGGAAACAAAAGAATATGTTGCAGGTAATAAGCCAGATGATATCAGTGCGACAATAACTGGTAAAGCGGTTGTAGATGTGGAAATGGTAACAGCACTAACGACAGGCAGATATAAAATGACCCTGTTGGGCATGGGTCTTGTTTTTCTTGTCTTATTACTGATTTACCGGCACCCGATAAAGGCTTTCATTCCCCTGCTGCCAATTGTGTTTATAGTTGGCTGGTCAGGCGGGGTTATGTACTTGTTTAATATTGATTACACTCCTTTAACAGCAACACTTGGCGCACTGATTATCGGTATTGGAACAGAGTTTACGATCCTTATAATGGAGCGGTTTTACGAGGAACGCAAAAAAGGTTTCAAAAGCCGGGAAGCAATCTTAACAGCCAATGAAAAAATAGGTAAAGCTATATTTGCTTCAGCCTTCACAACAATTGGCGGATTCAGTGCTTTGCTTATATCTGATTTCGTGATTTTAAGCAATTTTGGTATGATGATATTAGTGAATATTTCCTTTGCCCTTTTGAGTACGATCATTGTACTGCCCACAATATTGGTAATCCTTGACCGATTTGTGCGTACAAAAAGTGATAAGGGAACAGAATTTGTAACGGGGTGA